The Mytilus galloprovincialis chromosome 2, xbMytGall1.hap1.1, whole genome shotgun sequence genome has a window encoding:
- the LOC143062061 gene encoding uncharacterized protein LOC143062061: MDGFNNVCMIFFIINIDHIQYISNKKLLNNSVSPLCQKYISFRKYDRIGVNETVNAGSDALMWVQAKGQSLQWIEYFGCHVLNKTTEDELNSTKNVRIHINAPSYRIQNCISHCRKFDGRYSYFGLKDSYCYCLRKKLSFDARVQNERVEEISENCYDGNNSIMIYSTSKDETDNNKDIRRNCVAIEMSFDGNHCNTSLPYIYIRCDETSTLQVTNNKTNGFETDKDCLKNIPNFQNSTHEDMFWIVIPRDEHFLKKGTDIGDIIL, from the exons ATGGATGGATTCAATAATGTGTGTAtgatatttttcataatcaaCATTG ATCATATACAgtacatttcaaataaaaaacttCTCAACAACAGTGTTTCACCGCTTTGTCAGAAATATATAAGTTTTCGAAAGTATGATCGGATCGGAGTAAATGAAACTGTGAATGCTGGTTCTGATGCTTTGATGTGGGTGCAGGCTAAAGGTCAATCGCTACAGTGGATTGAGTATTTTG GTTGTCATGTGTTGAATAAAACAACAGAAGATGAACTTAATAGCACAAAAAATGTACGGATTCATATCAATGCTCCGTCATATCGCATACAAAATTGTATCTCACACTGTCGTAAATTTGACGGAAGATATAGTTATTTTGGACTCAAG GATAGTTACTGTTATTGTTTAAGGAAAAAGTTATCTTTCGATGCTCGTGTTCAAAATGAAAGGGTTGAAGAAATCAGCGAAAACTGTTATGATGGAAACAACAGTATAATGATTTACAGCACTTCAAAGG ATGAAACTGATAACAACAAAGATATTAGAAGAAACTGTGTTGCAATAGAGATGTCATTTGACGGCAACCATTGTAATACAAGCTTGCCATATATCTATATCAGATGTGACG aaACTAGTACTCTACAagtaacaaacaacaaaacaaacggGTTTGAAACTGACAAAGATTGCTTGAAAAACATCCCTAACTTTCAAAATTCAACTCATGAAGATATGTTCTGGATAGTGATTCCAAGAGATGAACATTTTCTGAAGAAGGGCACAGATATAGGTGATATTATATTGTAG